In Caretta caretta isolate rCarCar2 chromosome 20, rCarCar1.hap1, whole genome shotgun sequence, a single window of DNA contains:
- the ITGA7 gene encoding integrin alpha-7 isoform X1 has translation MPVRGAAPSPAARPRSPGPARGALLSRGGSHAPASGPERASERAAGEGRGRGRARCGSGAGSMRGAPGAWLSCLGLQLLAGAAFNLDGTDPLLKDGAGGSLFGFSVALHRQLRPEPASWMLVGAPQAPALPGQRANRTGGLYACPLTHEIDDCWRVPIDEGVDLHKESKENQWLGVSVTSQGAGGKIATCAHLYESRNRVNQPLETRDVIGRCYVLSQDLTVGEELDGGEWKFCEGRPQGHDRFGFCQQGVSAGFTADNHYILFGAPGTYNWKGDLRVELVNQSSLEPGTYDDGPYEAGGEKDQDPSLIPVPANSYFGLLFMTNVHSADPDQLVYKTAEPGERLPGTVGDVAQNSNLGFSVDSGKGLTQQNQLSFVTGAPRANHTGAVVILRRDNVNRLVPEVILPGEQLTSSFGYAVAVVDLNSDGWMDLVVGAPHFFDRQEEIGGAAYVYINQAGRWAGTRPVRLNGTSHSMFGISLTALGDLNQDGFQDIAVGAPFDGAGKVYIYHGSSLGIVTKPAQVLDGEGVGVRTFGYSLSGGLDVDGNLYPDLLVGSLSDSVVLYRARPVIHVSKNVSLSPQNIDLESRNCPRQLGICVEVRACFSYTASPASYSPRVMLAYTFDADVDRRKRGQAPRVAFLDRKPTDPEHQFSDVVELPLQRAPACVKATFQLQDSIRDKLRPIVVMLTYSIEHARSKRQVQGSALPPLIPVLNAQLPSSQREEVNFLKQGCGEDKICQSNLQLQYRFCSRLGNSDFLPLPRDSDGTAVFAMSDQKDVALEIQVTNLPSDPAAPQRDGDDAHEALLTATFPEALPYSGVRGHDAWAGPGLEKQPCLPNLNASQVQCELGSPMKRGAQVRFYLVVSTSGITIETRELELELELSTISEQPGLRPVTARARVVIELPLSVTGVAVPRQLFFGGRVLGESAMRSEGQVGSAVRYEVTVSNRGQSLSTLGSAFLNLMWPHEIANGKWLLYPLRLELAAWPGQRVACSPAANPLRLALEGHGQGRSRREAEPPEVPSTGSWWHRAHAERKNVTLDCARGTARCLVFRCPLFSFNRSAVLTAWGRLWNSTFLEEYPAVTSVELLVHANITVKSTVQSLVLKDAATQIPVTIYLDPSVVVARGVPWWIILIAVLAGVLVLGLLVSILWKVGFFRRTRYQQAAVPQFHAIKIPREERQLFREEKTGTIQRKDWVTNWSEGSDSLVPVSG, from the exons ATGCCCGTGCGGGGGGCGGCGCCCTCGCCAGCTGCCCGGCCCCGaagccccggcccggcccggggggCGCTGCTCAGCCGCGGGGGTTCCCACGCACCTGCCTCGGGCcccgagcgagcgagcgagcgagcggccGGGGaaggccggggccggggccgggcgcgTTGCGGGAGCGGGGCCGGCAGCATGCGGGGGGCGCCGGGCGCCTGGCTCTCCTGCCTCGGCCTCCAGCTCCTGGCGGGCGCCGCCTTCAACCTGGACGGGACCGACCCGCTGCTGAAGGACGGGGCCGGCGGCAGCTTGTTCGGCTTCTCCGTGGCCCTGCACCGGCAGCTCCGGCCCGAGCCCGCCagctg GATGCTGGTGGGTGCCCCGCAGGCACCAGCCCTCCCGGGCCAGAGGGCTAACCGGACGGGCGGCCTCTACGCCTGCCCCCTAACCCACGAGATCGACGACTGCTGGCGCGTGCCCATCGACGAGGGAG TGGACCTGCACAAGGAGAGCAAGGAGAACCAGTGGCTGGGGGTCAGTGTGACGAGCCAAGGCGCCGGTGGCAAGATCGCG ACCTGCGCCCACCTCTACGAGTCGCGGAACCGGGTGAACCAGCCGCTGGAGACGCGGGACGTCATCGGGCGCTGCTACGTGCTCAGCCAGGACCTGACGGTGGGCGAGGAGCTGGACGGGGGCGAGTGGAAGTTCTGCGAGGGGCGCCCCCAGGGCCACGACCGCTTCGGCTTCTGCCAGCAGGGGGTGTCGGCCGGCTTCACCGCAGACAACCACTACATCCTCTTTGGGGCGCCCGGCACCTACAACTGGAAGG GGGACCTGCGCGTGGAGCTTGTTAACCAGAGCTCCCTGGAGCCGGGTACCTACGACGATGGGCCCTACGAAGCCGGGGGGGAGAAGGACCAGGACCCCTCCCTCATCCCCGTGCCCGCCAACAGCTACTTCG GGCTGCTGTTTATGACAAACGTGCATAGCGCAGACCCCGATCAGCTGGTGTATAAAACGGCAGAGCCCGGCGAGCGGCTGCCCGGCACCGTCGGCGACGTGGCCCAGAATAGCAACTTAG GCTTCTCCGTGGACTCGGGGAAGGGCCTGACCCAGCAGAACCAGCTCAGCTTCGTCACGGGGGCCCCGCGGGCCAACCACACGGGGGCCGTGGTGATCCTGCGACGGGACAACGTCAACCGCCTGGTGCCCGAGGTCATCCTGCCCGGGGAGCAGCTCACCTCCTCCTTCGGCTACGCCGTGGCCGTGGTGGATCTGAACAGCGACGG ctggaTGGACCTGGTGGTGGGGGCGCCCCACTTCTTCGACCGGCAGGAGGAGATCGGCGGGGCGGCCTACGTCTACATCAACCAAGCGGGGCGCTGGGCGGGCACCCGCCCCGTCCGCCTCAATGGCACGTCCCACTCCATGTTCGGCATCAGCCTCACCGCCCTCGGGGACCTCAACCAGGACGGCTTccagg ACATCGCCGTGGGAGCCCCATTTGACGGAGCCGGCAAGGTCTATATCTACCATGGCAGCAGCCTGGGCATCGTCACCAAACCGGCCCAG GTCCTGGACGGGGAAGGCGTCGGGGTGAGGACCTTCGGCTACTCCCTGTCCGGGGGCCTGGACGTCGACGGGAATCTCTACCCGGACCTGCTCGTTGGCTCGCTCTCGGACAGCGTGGTGCTGTACAG AGCCCGGCCCGTCATCCACGTCTCCAAGAacgtctccctctccccccagaacATCGACCTGGAGAGCAGGAACTGCCCCCGCCAACTGGGCATCTG CGTGGAAGTACGAGCCTGCTTCAGCTACACGGCCAGTCCTGCCAGCTACAGCCCCCGCGTCA TGCTCGCGTACACCTTTGACGCTGACGTGGACCGGCGGAAGCGGGGCCAGGCCCCCAGAGTCGCCTTCCTGGACCGGAAGCCCACGGACCCCGAACACCAGTTCTCGGACGTGGTGGAGCTGCCCCTCCAGCGTGCCCCTGCCTGTGTCAAGGCCACCTTCCAGCTCCAG GACAGCATCCGGGACAAGCTCCGCCCCATCGTCGTGATGCTGACGTACAGCATCGAGCACGCCCGGAGCAAGCGCCAGGTCCAGGGCAGCGCCCTGCCCCCGCTGATACCCGTGCTGAACGCCCAGCTGCCCAGCAGCCAGAGGGAAGAG GTGAACTTTCTGAAGCAGGGCTGCGGGGAGGACAAGATCTGCCAGAGCAACCTCCAGCTGCAGTACCGGTTCTGTTCCCGCCTGGGCAACTCCGACTTTCTGCCCCTGCCCAG GGACTCCGATGGCACCGCCGTCTTCGCCATGAGCGACCAGAAGGACGTGGCCTTGGAGATCCAGGTCACCAACCTGCCCTCGGACCCAGCGGCCCCGCAGCGGGATGGGGACGACGCCCACGAGGCCCTGCTCACGGCcaccttccccgaggccctgccctacTCCGGCGTCCGGGGCCACGACGCGTGGGCCGGGCCCGGCCTG GAGAAGCAGCCCTGCCTGCCCAACCTGAACGCCTCGCAAGTGCAGTGTGAGCTGGGGAGCCCCATGAAGCGTGGAGCTCAG gtgCGGTTCTATCTCGTCGTCAGCACCTCGGGCATCACCATCGAGAcccgggagctggagctggagctggagctgagcac GATCAGCGAGCAGCCGGGGCTGCGGCCTGTGACGGCGCGGGCACGTGTGGTCATTGAGCTGCCCCTGTCGGTCACGGG cgtGGCTGTCCCACGGCAGCTGTTCTTTGGCGGCCGGGTGCTGGGCGAGAGCGCCATGCGCAGCGAGGGCCAGGTGGGCAGCGCCGTGCGCTACGAGGTGACG GTCTCCAACCGGGGCCAGTCGCTCAGCACCCTGGGCTCGGCCTTCCTCAACCTCATGTGGCCCCACGAGATTGCCAACGGCAAGTGGCTGCTCTACCCACTGCGGCTGGAGCTGGCGGCCTGGCCTGGGCAGCGCGTGGCCTGCAGCCCGGCAGCCAACCCCCTACGGCTGGCACTG GAGGGTCACGgccagggcaggagcaggagggaggccGAGCCCCCGGAGGTGCCCAGCACGGGGTCCTGGTGGCACCGTGCCCACGCTGAGAGGAAGAACGTCACATTG GACTGCGCCCGGGGCACCGCCCGCTGCCTCGTCTTCCGGTGCCCGCTCTTCAGCTTCAACCGCTCGGCCGTGCTCACTGCCTGGGGGCGCCTGTGGAATAGCACCTTCCTGGAG gagtacCCGGCCGTGACCTCCGTGGAACTGCTCGTCCACGCCAACATCACCGTCAAATCCACCGTCCAGAGCCTGGTGCTGAAGGACGCCGCCACGCAG ATCCCCGTCACCATCTACCTGGACCCGAGCGTGGTGGTGGCCCGGGGTGTCCCCTGGTGGATCATCCTGATCGCGGTGCTGGCTGGGGTCCTGGTGCTGGGGCTGCTGGTCTCCATCCTGTGGAAG GTGGGCTTCTTCAGGCGCACCCGGTACCAGCAGGCCGCGGTGCCGCAGTTCCATGCCATCAAGATCCCCCGGGAGGAACGCCAGCTGTTCCGGGAGGAGAAGACGGGCACCATCCAGAGGAAGGACTGGGTGACAAACTGGAGCGAGGGCAGCGACAGCCTTGTACCCGTCTCGGGCTAG
- the ITGA7 gene encoding integrin alpha-7 isoform X3 produces the protein MPVRGAAPSPAARPRSPGPARGALLSRGGSHAPASGPERASERAAGEGRGRGRARCGSGAGSMRGAPGAWLSCLGLQLLAGAAFNLDGTDPLLKDGAGGSLFGFSVALHRQLRPEPASWMLVGAPQAPALPGQRANRTGGLYACPLTHEIDDCWRVPIDEGVDLHKESKENQWLGVSVTSQGAGGKIATCAHLYESRNRVNQPLETRDVIGRCYVLSQDLTVGEELDGGEWKFCEGRPQGHDRFGFCQQGVSAGFTADNHYILFGAPGTYNWKGDLRVELVNQSSLEPGTYDDGPYEAGGEKDQDPSLIPVPANSYFGLLFMTNVHSADPDQLVYKTAEPGERLPGTVGDVAQNSNLGFSVDSGKGLTQQNQLSFVTGAPRANHTGAVVILRRDNVNRLVPEVILPGEQLTSSFGYAVAVVDLNSDGWMDLVVGAPHFFDRQEEIGGAAYVYINQAGRWAGTRPVRLNGTSHSMFGISLTALGDLNQDGFQDIAVGAPFDGAGKVYIYHGSSLGIVTKPAQVLDGEGVGVRTFGYSLSGGLDVDGNLYPDLLVGSLSDSVVLYRARPVIHVSKNVSLSPQNIDLESRNCPRQLGICVEVRACFSYTASPASYSPRVMLAYTFDADVDRRKRGQAPRVAFLDRKPTDPEHQFSDVVELPLQRAPACVKATFQLQDSIRDKLRPIVVMLTYSIEHARSKRQVQGSALPPLIPVLNAQLPSSQREEVNFLKQGCGEDKICQSNLQLQYRFCSRLGNSDFLPLPRDSDGTAVFAMSDQKDVALEIQVTNLPSDPAAPQRDGDDAHEALLTATFPEALPYSGVRGHDAWAGPGLEKQPCLPNLNASQVQCELGSPMKRGAQVRFYLVVSTSGITIETRELELELELSTISEQPGLRPVTARARVVIELPLSVTGVAVPRQLFFGGRVLGESAMRSEGQVGSAVRYEVTVSNRGQSLSTLGSAFLNLMWPHEIANGKWLLYPLRLELAAWPGQRVACSPAANPLRLALEGHGQGRSRREAEPPEVPSTGSWWHRAHAERKNVTLEYPAVTSVELLVHANITVKSTVQSLVLKDAATQIPVTIYLDPSVVVARGVPWWIILIAVLAGVLVLGLLVSILWKVGFFRRTRYQQAAVPQFHAIKIPREERQLFREEKTGTIQRKDWVTNWSEGSDSLVPVSG, from the exons ATGCCCGTGCGGGGGGCGGCGCCCTCGCCAGCTGCCCGGCCCCGaagccccggcccggcccggggggCGCTGCTCAGCCGCGGGGGTTCCCACGCACCTGCCTCGGGCcccgagcgagcgagcgagcgagcggccGGGGaaggccggggccggggccgggcgcgTTGCGGGAGCGGGGCCGGCAGCATGCGGGGGGCGCCGGGCGCCTGGCTCTCCTGCCTCGGCCTCCAGCTCCTGGCGGGCGCCGCCTTCAACCTGGACGGGACCGACCCGCTGCTGAAGGACGGGGCCGGCGGCAGCTTGTTCGGCTTCTCCGTGGCCCTGCACCGGCAGCTCCGGCCCGAGCCCGCCagctg GATGCTGGTGGGTGCCCCGCAGGCACCAGCCCTCCCGGGCCAGAGGGCTAACCGGACGGGCGGCCTCTACGCCTGCCCCCTAACCCACGAGATCGACGACTGCTGGCGCGTGCCCATCGACGAGGGAG TGGACCTGCACAAGGAGAGCAAGGAGAACCAGTGGCTGGGGGTCAGTGTGACGAGCCAAGGCGCCGGTGGCAAGATCGCG ACCTGCGCCCACCTCTACGAGTCGCGGAACCGGGTGAACCAGCCGCTGGAGACGCGGGACGTCATCGGGCGCTGCTACGTGCTCAGCCAGGACCTGACGGTGGGCGAGGAGCTGGACGGGGGCGAGTGGAAGTTCTGCGAGGGGCGCCCCCAGGGCCACGACCGCTTCGGCTTCTGCCAGCAGGGGGTGTCGGCCGGCTTCACCGCAGACAACCACTACATCCTCTTTGGGGCGCCCGGCACCTACAACTGGAAGG GGGACCTGCGCGTGGAGCTTGTTAACCAGAGCTCCCTGGAGCCGGGTACCTACGACGATGGGCCCTACGAAGCCGGGGGGGAGAAGGACCAGGACCCCTCCCTCATCCCCGTGCCCGCCAACAGCTACTTCG GGCTGCTGTTTATGACAAACGTGCATAGCGCAGACCCCGATCAGCTGGTGTATAAAACGGCAGAGCCCGGCGAGCGGCTGCCCGGCACCGTCGGCGACGTGGCCCAGAATAGCAACTTAG GCTTCTCCGTGGACTCGGGGAAGGGCCTGACCCAGCAGAACCAGCTCAGCTTCGTCACGGGGGCCCCGCGGGCCAACCACACGGGGGCCGTGGTGATCCTGCGACGGGACAACGTCAACCGCCTGGTGCCCGAGGTCATCCTGCCCGGGGAGCAGCTCACCTCCTCCTTCGGCTACGCCGTGGCCGTGGTGGATCTGAACAGCGACGG ctggaTGGACCTGGTGGTGGGGGCGCCCCACTTCTTCGACCGGCAGGAGGAGATCGGCGGGGCGGCCTACGTCTACATCAACCAAGCGGGGCGCTGGGCGGGCACCCGCCCCGTCCGCCTCAATGGCACGTCCCACTCCATGTTCGGCATCAGCCTCACCGCCCTCGGGGACCTCAACCAGGACGGCTTccagg ACATCGCCGTGGGAGCCCCATTTGACGGAGCCGGCAAGGTCTATATCTACCATGGCAGCAGCCTGGGCATCGTCACCAAACCGGCCCAG GTCCTGGACGGGGAAGGCGTCGGGGTGAGGACCTTCGGCTACTCCCTGTCCGGGGGCCTGGACGTCGACGGGAATCTCTACCCGGACCTGCTCGTTGGCTCGCTCTCGGACAGCGTGGTGCTGTACAG AGCCCGGCCCGTCATCCACGTCTCCAAGAacgtctccctctccccccagaacATCGACCTGGAGAGCAGGAACTGCCCCCGCCAACTGGGCATCTG CGTGGAAGTACGAGCCTGCTTCAGCTACACGGCCAGTCCTGCCAGCTACAGCCCCCGCGTCA TGCTCGCGTACACCTTTGACGCTGACGTGGACCGGCGGAAGCGGGGCCAGGCCCCCAGAGTCGCCTTCCTGGACCGGAAGCCCACGGACCCCGAACACCAGTTCTCGGACGTGGTGGAGCTGCCCCTCCAGCGTGCCCCTGCCTGTGTCAAGGCCACCTTCCAGCTCCAG GACAGCATCCGGGACAAGCTCCGCCCCATCGTCGTGATGCTGACGTACAGCATCGAGCACGCCCGGAGCAAGCGCCAGGTCCAGGGCAGCGCCCTGCCCCCGCTGATACCCGTGCTGAACGCCCAGCTGCCCAGCAGCCAGAGGGAAGAG GTGAACTTTCTGAAGCAGGGCTGCGGGGAGGACAAGATCTGCCAGAGCAACCTCCAGCTGCAGTACCGGTTCTGTTCCCGCCTGGGCAACTCCGACTTTCTGCCCCTGCCCAG GGACTCCGATGGCACCGCCGTCTTCGCCATGAGCGACCAGAAGGACGTGGCCTTGGAGATCCAGGTCACCAACCTGCCCTCGGACCCAGCGGCCCCGCAGCGGGATGGGGACGACGCCCACGAGGCCCTGCTCACGGCcaccttccccgaggccctgccctacTCCGGCGTCCGGGGCCACGACGCGTGGGCCGGGCCCGGCCTG GAGAAGCAGCCCTGCCTGCCCAACCTGAACGCCTCGCAAGTGCAGTGTGAGCTGGGGAGCCCCATGAAGCGTGGAGCTCAG gtgCGGTTCTATCTCGTCGTCAGCACCTCGGGCATCACCATCGAGAcccgggagctggagctggagctggagctgagcac GATCAGCGAGCAGCCGGGGCTGCGGCCTGTGACGGCGCGGGCACGTGTGGTCATTGAGCTGCCCCTGTCGGTCACGGG cgtGGCTGTCCCACGGCAGCTGTTCTTTGGCGGCCGGGTGCTGGGCGAGAGCGCCATGCGCAGCGAGGGCCAGGTGGGCAGCGCCGTGCGCTACGAGGTGACG GTCTCCAACCGGGGCCAGTCGCTCAGCACCCTGGGCTCGGCCTTCCTCAACCTCATGTGGCCCCACGAGATTGCCAACGGCAAGTGGCTGCTCTACCCACTGCGGCTGGAGCTGGCGGCCTGGCCTGGGCAGCGCGTGGCCTGCAGCCCGGCAGCCAACCCCCTACGGCTGGCACTG GAGGGTCACGgccagggcaggagcaggagggaggccGAGCCCCCGGAGGTGCCCAGCACGGGGTCCTGGTGGCACCGTGCCCACGCTGAGAGGAAGAACGTCACATTG gagtacCCGGCCGTGACCTCCGTGGAACTGCTCGTCCACGCCAACATCACCGTCAAATCCACCGTCCAGAGCCTGGTGCTGAAGGACGCCGCCACGCAG ATCCCCGTCACCATCTACCTGGACCCGAGCGTGGTGGTGGCCCGGGGTGTCCCCTGGTGGATCATCCTGATCGCGGTGCTGGCTGGGGTCCTGGTGCTGGGGCTGCTGGTCTCCATCCTGTGGAAG GTGGGCTTCTTCAGGCGCACCCGGTACCAGCAGGCCGCGGTGCCGCAGTTCCATGCCATCAAGATCCCCCGGGAGGAACGCCAGCTGTTCCGGGAGGAGAAGACGGGCACCATCCAGAGGAAGGACTGGGTGACAAACTGGAGCGAGGGCAGCGACAGCCTTGTACCCGTCTCGGGCTAG
- the ITGA7 gene encoding integrin alpha-7 isoform X6 produces the protein MPVRGAAPSPAARPRSPGPARGALLSRGGSHAPASGPERASERAAGEGRGRGRARCGSGAGSMRGAPGAWLSCLGLQLLAGAAFNLDGTDPLLKDGAGGSLFGFSVALHRQLRPEPASWMLVGAPQAPALPGQRANRTGGLYACPLTHEIDDCWRVPIDEGVDLHKESKENQWLGVSVTSQGAGGKIATCAHLYESRNRVNQPLETRDVIGRCYVLSQDLTVGEELDGGEWKFCEGRPQGHDRFGFCQQGVSAGFTADNHYILFGAPGTYNWKGFSVDSGKGLTQQNQLSFVTGAPRANHTGAVVILRRDNVNRLVPEVILPGEQLTSSFGYAVAVVDLNSDGWMDLVVGAPHFFDRQEEIGGAAYVYINQAGRWAGTRPVRLNGTSHSMFGISLTALGDLNQDGFQDIAVGAPFDGAGKVYIYHGSSLGIVTKPAQVLDGEGVGVRTFGYSLSGGLDVDGNLYPDLLVGSLSDSVVLYRARPVIHVSKNVSLSPQNIDLESRNCPRQLGICVEVRACFSYTASPASYSPRVMLAYTFDADVDRRKRGQAPRVAFLDRKPTDPEHQFSDVVELPLQRAPACVKATFQLQDSIRDKLRPIVVMLTYSIEHARSKRQVQGSALPPLIPVLNAQLPSSQREEVNFLKQGCGEDKICQSNLQLQYRFCSRLGNSDFLPLPRDSDGTAVFAMSDQKDVALEIQVTNLPSDPAAPQRDGDDAHEALLTATFPEALPYSGVRGHDAWAGPGLEKQPCLPNLNASQVQCELGSPMKRGAQVRFYLVVSTSGITIETRELELELELSTISEQPGLRPVTARARVVIELPLSVTGVAVPRQLFFGGRVLGESAMRSEGQVGSAVRYEVTVSNRGQSLSTLGSAFLNLMWPHEIANGKWLLYPLRLELAAWPGQRVACSPAANPLRLALEGHGQGRSRREAEPPEVPSTGSWWHRAHAERKNVTLDCARGTARCLVFRCPLFSFNRSAVLTAWGRLWNSTFLEEYPAVTSVELLVHANITVKSTVQSLVLKDAATQIPVTIYLDPSVVVARGVPWWIILIAVLAGVLVLGLLVSILWKVGFFRRTRYQQAAVPQFHAIKIPREERQLFREEKTGTIQRKDWVTNWSEGSDSLVPVSG, from the exons ATGCCCGTGCGGGGGGCGGCGCCCTCGCCAGCTGCCCGGCCCCGaagccccggcccggcccggggggCGCTGCTCAGCCGCGGGGGTTCCCACGCACCTGCCTCGGGCcccgagcgagcgagcgagcgagcggccGGGGaaggccggggccggggccgggcgcgTTGCGGGAGCGGGGCCGGCAGCATGCGGGGGGCGCCGGGCGCCTGGCTCTCCTGCCTCGGCCTCCAGCTCCTGGCGGGCGCCGCCTTCAACCTGGACGGGACCGACCCGCTGCTGAAGGACGGGGCCGGCGGCAGCTTGTTCGGCTTCTCCGTGGCCCTGCACCGGCAGCTCCGGCCCGAGCCCGCCagctg GATGCTGGTGGGTGCCCCGCAGGCACCAGCCCTCCCGGGCCAGAGGGCTAACCGGACGGGCGGCCTCTACGCCTGCCCCCTAACCCACGAGATCGACGACTGCTGGCGCGTGCCCATCGACGAGGGAG TGGACCTGCACAAGGAGAGCAAGGAGAACCAGTGGCTGGGGGTCAGTGTGACGAGCCAAGGCGCCGGTGGCAAGATCGCG ACCTGCGCCCACCTCTACGAGTCGCGGAACCGGGTGAACCAGCCGCTGGAGACGCGGGACGTCATCGGGCGCTGCTACGTGCTCAGCCAGGACCTGACGGTGGGCGAGGAGCTGGACGGGGGCGAGTGGAAGTTCTGCGAGGGGCGCCCCCAGGGCCACGACCGCTTCGGCTTCTGCCAGCAGGGGGTGTCGGCCGGCTTCACCGCAGACAACCACTACATCCTCTTTGGGGCGCCCGGCACCTACAACTGGAAGG GCTTCTCCGTGGACTCGGGGAAGGGCCTGACCCAGCAGAACCAGCTCAGCTTCGTCACGGGGGCCCCGCGGGCCAACCACACGGGGGCCGTGGTGATCCTGCGACGGGACAACGTCAACCGCCTGGTGCCCGAGGTCATCCTGCCCGGGGAGCAGCTCACCTCCTCCTTCGGCTACGCCGTGGCCGTGGTGGATCTGAACAGCGACGG ctggaTGGACCTGGTGGTGGGGGCGCCCCACTTCTTCGACCGGCAGGAGGAGATCGGCGGGGCGGCCTACGTCTACATCAACCAAGCGGGGCGCTGGGCGGGCACCCGCCCCGTCCGCCTCAATGGCACGTCCCACTCCATGTTCGGCATCAGCCTCACCGCCCTCGGGGACCTCAACCAGGACGGCTTccagg ACATCGCCGTGGGAGCCCCATTTGACGGAGCCGGCAAGGTCTATATCTACCATGGCAGCAGCCTGGGCATCGTCACCAAACCGGCCCAG GTCCTGGACGGGGAAGGCGTCGGGGTGAGGACCTTCGGCTACTCCCTGTCCGGGGGCCTGGACGTCGACGGGAATCTCTACCCGGACCTGCTCGTTGGCTCGCTCTCGGACAGCGTGGTGCTGTACAG AGCCCGGCCCGTCATCCACGTCTCCAAGAacgtctccctctccccccagaacATCGACCTGGAGAGCAGGAACTGCCCCCGCCAACTGGGCATCTG CGTGGAAGTACGAGCCTGCTTCAGCTACACGGCCAGTCCTGCCAGCTACAGCCCCCGCGTCA TGCTCGCGTACACCTTTGACGCTGACGTGGACCGGCGGAAGCGGGGCCAGGCCCCCAGAGTCGCCTTCCTGGACCGGAAGCCCACGGACCCCGAACACCAGTTCTCGGACGTGGTGGAGCTGCCCCTCCAGCGTGCCCCTGCCTGTGTCAAGGCCACCTTCCAGCTCCAG GACAGCATCCGGGACAAGCTCCGCCCCATCGTCGTGATGCTGACGTACAGCATCGAGCACGCCCGGAGCAAGCGCCAGGTCCAGGGCAGCGCCCTGCCCCCGCTGATACCCGTGCTGAACGCCCAGCTGCCCAGCAGCCAGAGGGAAGAG GTGAACTTTCTGAAGCAGGGCTGCGGGGAGGACAAGATCTGCCAGAGCAACCTCCAGCTGCAGTACCGGTTCTGTTCCCGCCTGGGCAACTCCGACTTTCTGCCCCTGCCCAG GGACTCCGATGGCACCGCCGTCTTCGCCATGAGCGACCAGAAGGACGTGGCCTTGGAGATCCAGGTCACCAACCTGCCCTCGGACCCAGCGGCCCCGCAGCGGGATGGGGACGACGCCCACGAGGCCCTGCTCACGGCcaccttccccgaggccctgccctacTCCGGCGTCCGGGGCCACGACGCGTGGGCCGGGCCCGGCCTG GAGAAGCAGCCCTGCCTGCCCAACCTGAACGCCTCGCAAGTGCAGTGTGAGCTGGGGAGCCCCATGAAGCGTGGAGCTCAG gtgCGGTTCTATCTCGTCGTCAGCACCTCGGGCATCACCATCGAGAcccgggagctggagctggagctggagctgagcac GATCAGCGAGCAGCCGGGGCTGCGGCCTGTGACGGCGCGGGCACGTGTGGTCATTGAGCTGCCCCTGTCGGTCACGGG cgtGGCTGTCCCACGGCAGCTGTTCTTTGGCGGCCGGGTGCTGGGCGAGAGCGCCATGCGCAGCGAGGGCCAGGTGGGCAGCGCCGTGCGCTACGAGGTGACG GTCTCCAACCGGGGCCAGTCGCTCAGCACCCTGGGCTCGGCCTTCCTCAACCTCATGTGGCCCCACGAGATTGCCAACGGCAAGTGGCTGCTCTACCCACTGCGGCTGGAGCTGGCGGCCTGGCCTGGGCAGCGCGTGGCCTGCAGCCCGGCAGCCAACCCCCTACGGCTGGCACTG GAGGGTCACGgccagggcaggagcaggagggaggccGAGCCCCCGGAGGTGCCCAGCACGGGGTCCTGGTGGCACCGTGCCCACGCTGAGAGGAAGAACGTCACATTG GACTGCGCCCGGGGCACCGCCCGCTGCCTCGTCTTCCGGTGCCCGCTCTTCAGCTTCAACCGCTCGGCCGTGCTCACTGCCTGGGGGCGCCTGTGGAATAGCACCTTCCTGGAG gagtacCCGGCCGTGACCTCCGTGGAACTGCTCGTCCACGCCAACATCACCGTCAAATCCACCGTCCAGAGCCTGGTGCTGAAGGACGCCGCCACGCAG ATCCCCGTCACCATCTACCTGGACCCGAGCGTGGTGGTGGCCCGGGGTGTCCCCTGGTGGATCATCCTGATCGCGGTGCTGGCTGGGGTCCTGGTGCTGGGGCTGCTGGTCTCCATCCTGTGGAAG GTGGGCTTCTTCAGGCGCACCCGGTACCAGCAGGCCGCGGTGCCGCAGTTCCATGCCATCAAGATCCCCCGGGAGGAACGCCAGCTGTTCCGGGAGGAGAAGACGGGCACCATCCAGAGGAAGGACTGGGTGACAAACTGGAGCGAGGGCAGCGACAGCCTTGTACCCGTCTCGGGCTAG